Genomic window (Capsicum annuum cultivar UCD-10X-F1 chromosome 10, UCD10Xv1.1, whole genome shotgun sequence):
aagaaaataaatttaaaatatttttttttggggggaggggggggaggggggaagacaagatttttttttttgaaacttattttaaaaaataaagaaaattagtaCAAAGAGGGGGCTGGTAGgtggtggggtaggggtaggggtgggtgAGGGTGAGTTaagaaaaactatcaaaattttaaaaaataaaaattcaaaagaaaattggGGTGGGGAGTTCGGTAGGAGGGAGGGCCGGAGTCGGAATAAAGGGtagaataagaaaaagttttaaaattttctaaaaaaaaatattttttttaaaagtttaggGAGGGGGGGGGGGCTGGTGGAGCGGGAATCGAAGTAAATAATATAGAGTGAATTCTAAAATaagattataaaatattaaataagggcatgattttgaaagaaaaaaaaaaaagcaaatcatGGAATACCACCAAATAGATAGATACATAAAGTGAGAGTTTTAATAATTATCAAACCAtaaaattaaatcatatcatgtcacatcatacattttaagaaacaatcaaaacaaatactccctccgtctcaaattatgtgtcgccatttgatcggacacgatatttaagaaataagtattaactttgttaaagttacaaagttACCCTTCTTAAAGAAaagagtaatagtatttaaaatcaagtaaacccacttttaattaaaaaaacaaattaaaaaaagagtaatagaattTAAAATCAAGTGAAACCACTAAaggtaaaattgtaattgtgtctttaaaaatTTACCGAATAAAGAAAAGACAACATTCTTTTTTGGACgaaccaaaaagaaaatgacaataCATAATTTTGGGACGATGGGAGTATAACTTTTTTAGTAACCATATAATACCATAAAAAAACACCATCCAAACGGTGTATAAATCAATTAATTGCAAGTATTTCCTATAGATTTTTCTCTCAACTAATCATTCTCGAAAAACTAATCAGTCTCACCCAACCATATAATTAATTACAGTAACTTCTGTATTTTGATGATTATAATGTTCGAACCACCTTGTACCTAATCAACTAATTCCGCGAGATAAAACATCTTGTCAACCCAGATAACAAATACGTATGTAATTAATTGGTAAAGCATTCTCACACTTCTAAATCACTTAACTAATTCACTAGCACCAGGTGGGGTAAGCTTTTAACATATGTACAAACATCAAATGTGCACCTTTTTTCCGGCTAAATTAATTGCTTGTTTGCATTTAAGCATCAGGGAAAAACTACACAAGTAAATTCAAAAGGCAAAACACTATAATATAGAAGGGTTTATGCAGCTCTAATACTAAAAGACTGCAACACCCTGAAAAAGAAAGGTCGACAGTTGCTTGGCggaaattttagaactaaatacaGGAGATTATCATACACATTCATACTACTAAAATAGACCAGGATCATCCATTTCTTCATCATCGTCATCCCATACCACTGGTGCAACACCCACATGGTTATCCTGTAACAGAAACCCCATTACACCTACATGTTGAACCATTTCTTCCTCTGATGACATTGGAGACACATTTGAGTCTTCTGAAAAGCTTTGCAACATCCATCTTAAAACCTCCGGGTTGTACTTCAATGCAAACTTCCCCAAAGGTTCGAGGATTTCTATGTCAAATGCAGGGCAGAGAGGACCACCCGTGACTTTTACATGGCTAACGCTGCAAATATGAGTGAAACAGCATGTTATCACAACATAAACAACTATTGAGGCTCAATTCCAAATAGTTGAGATCGGTTATATGAGTCCACGCTGATCATATTGCTAATTTAAGTTTATCATCAGCcaatattatacaacaacaacaacaaacccagtgtattcccacctagtggggtctgggggggtaagatgtacgcagtccataccaagaagtagaaaggttgtttccgatagacccccggctcaaggcacgagataccacgcaaacacatagtaaagcacagcacaagattacacatcataaatacggcacccataagtaatataaaacagagaaaagcacacagattcgtaataaaacatggaacacggaatcataacaggcataaaaccccaccaagtaattccctacactagcgacccaaactggccctagtcctctgccctaatccgcgtcctccagaccttcctatctagggtcatgtcctcggtgagctgtaactgctccatgtcccgcctaatcacctcaccccagtacttcttcggcctacccctaccccgcctaaaaccatccaacgctagcctctcacacctacggaccggggcatccatgcctctCCTCTTCACaggtccgaaccatctcaatcgggcttcccgcatcttgcactccactggagtcacaccaatcttctcccggatagtctcattccgaactctatcccctctagtcagcccacacatccagcacaacatccgcatttctgtcaccttcattttttggaagtgggagttcttaactggccaacactccgctccatacaacatggtcggacggactaccaccctgtagaatttgcctttaagcttgggcggcaccttcttatcacacagcacccccaacgcgagcttccacttcatccattccgccccaatacggtgcgagacatcctcgtcaatctcaccgttactctggatcacgaacccgagatacttgaaactatccctcttacatacctcctgtgattccagcttcactactacctcattctcccgcctcacgtcattaaacttgcattccacatactctgtcttgcttctgctcaccctgaaccctttagactcaagagtttgcctccacacctctaatttgtcattcacaccccctcgagtctcatctatcagaactacatcgtctgcaaaaagcatacaccacggcacctccccttgaatacgccacgtcaacacatccatcaccaacgcaaacaaaaagggactaagagtagatccctgatgcaatcctgtcaggacagtgaaatgctctaagtctcctcccgccgtcctcacctaagttttcgctccatcatacatatccttaattgctctgatatatgccagcggtactccactcacctccaagcatctccaaagcacctccatggggactttgtcgtaagccttctccaggtcgataaacaccatgtgcaggtccttcttcctttccctatactgttccaccaacctccgtaccaggtgaattgcctccgtcgtcgagtggccaggcataaatccaaactggttttccgaaatagacactatccgtctcagcctcacctcgaccactctctcccagatcttcatagagtgactcaataacttaatccccctatagttattgcaactctggatgtcccctttattcttatagagagggatcatggtactccacctccaagcctcgggcatttttgccgtcttgaagatttcattaaacaatccagtcaaccaccttacaccagcctctccaacgaacctccaaaactccaccggtatctcatccggccccgtcgccctaccccttcgcatcctgcgaacagcctgtctaacctcttctaccttaaaacgtctacaatagctaaaatcccgacactcctctgagtgctccagttcccctaacacaatagctctatccccttcgtcattcaagagcctatgaaagtacgactgccatctattcttaatgtggccgtcctccaccaacactctactgtcctcccccttaatgcacctcacctgatcgaggtcacgacccttcctctccctagccttagcgagtctaaacaactttttctcccctcctttcccctgtaaccctgcatacaagctctcaaaagcggccgtcttagctgccgtgactgctgacttagcctccttcctcgctagcttgtactctttcctgtttacccgcttctcctcttcgtccttactctccaccaacttagcatacgcccttcttggtccccactttcttctccacctcctcattccaccactaatccccccgatggtgcccggcccggcccctagaaacacccaacacctcacttgcattctccctgatgcacctagccgccctatcccacatactatccacgtcccccctacactcccgcacccccattcccgccaacttctcccctatctcccacgcattcactggcgtcaggccgccccacttaattctaggtctacactccttactcctcctctttccattcttctttatacccaaatccataaccaagagcctatgctgggtcaaaagattctcactcgggatgaccttacagtccttacacaacgccctatcccctttcctaagcaacaaaaagtcaatctgggtcctggctatcgcgcttcgaaaggtgatcaggtgctcgtccttcttcgggaagcccgagttcaccaccaccagcccaaaagacctcgcaaactccaatagggtagacccctcttcatttctctccccaaaaccaaaaccaccatgcacatcatcaaagcctcccggtaacgccccgatgtgcccgttgaaatctcctgctacaacaatcttctccgagctaagcacgcctctcaccacctcctccaaagcctcccaaaaccgcatcttctcctccccctccgatcccacttgcggcgcataagcactacacataCCCCCGaaagaccaacttaatagtcatcaatctatcgttgatcctcttcacctctactacctgccctctaagctcttcatctactaagatgtcaactccattcctacgcctctcgctcccagagtaccacagcttgcaaccatccacatccctagccttataccctacccacttagtctcttgaacacacgcaatgttgatcctcctcttcctaagaatcttcacaagctctatggacttatcctgaagggtccctatattccaagacccaaccctcagcctaccgtcactatccacacgccctccactgccccccctccccccccccgcggccaaaccttggcctccctcccactcccgccctttcctcatcccccgcccccaccacggccccacgccccaaccccctcggacctgaccctatccacccattaccacccacagccacaactacacgaaagtataagaaaatataaagatataaacgatggtagtagcaaagcagcagcaagagatacaaggctcacacaaattcaaagaaatactccagGAACAtaactatactcaattagggggcaaacaccACTGGACACAACACCCACAGCCCCAAACACAGATTCCCAAGCCGATAACCCAATCCAAGCAgtgcaagaaacgaccacagcaacagcaacaacagacaacaggcaatatccacaaatcccacgcaagtcaaggtacaggggctactactagcataatacgaagaatgaaagaatgcagaataaagaatgaaataacaaaggttagaagtcaccggattacgcttgTAGCCCAAGCCGGAAACCAAGCCCCGCGTTGACCGGCGTCCGGGGAGTTCCGGTGCTGGGatggagctgcggctgctggagaccgAGGGAACTGGTCGTCGTTTGGGTGCTGCGGCTGCTGGCTACCGGGCGGCGGGTGCAGACGGAGCTGCGGCTGAAGACAGAGCTTCGGCTGTTGGGCTGTTGTACCCCGCCGGCGCCggagcggggggggggggggggggggggggggggggggNNNNNNNNNNNNNNNNNNNNNNNNNNNNNNNNNNNNNNNNNNNNNNNNNNNNNNNNNNNNNNNNNNNNNNNNNNNNNNNNNNNNNNNNNNNNNNNNNNNNGGAGGGCGGCGGGGAGCGGCGACGGGggtcggcgccggggaccggaggtcgcgccgggtcggcgccgaaggtcggcgacggcgacgggggccGGGGACCGGGGACCGGGgcgagagatagagagagagggtagggggagagagagagagagccgttagagagagAGAGGGCCGTTAGAGCGGCGACGGAGGTCGGCGCCGGGAACCGGGGGTCgggggtcgggtcggcgccgaaggtcggcGAAGGCGACGAGGGCCGGGGACCggggcgagagagagagagagggtagggagagagagagagcgcaatgtaaaaataaaaagcaaTAGAATTGCTCTATATTTTCTCTGACACAGACGGGAGAAAATTATACCGCATATAATCACATGAGAGAAATTAGCTCATTTATCAGCCTCAACAAGGATCTCTATGCTTATGACACAAGCGCATGTCTGCTACCTACATCTTGCCGATGGGTGGAACAATAGAGAAGTCGTAGATCTTTCAAGACAGACAAGAGTGGAAAACTAACCATATGTAAAACAAGTCGTCCGTATGTTGCCTCTGAACTCTACCCAACAGTTCAATCTGCAAATATCCACCAACGCAAAGCACTGGTTCTGGTAACTTGAACTGTTGCAAGCGGTTTTCCTGCTCATCAATGTTCGAATATGTTAATTCTTGCCATGCAAAATTCTACGCTCCTTTTGAGAACGATTTGGAGATAAGCTCAAACTAGTTGACATTTTACATGACACTACTTTGGCAATGTCCAAGATTAATCCTGCTCTATCAGTGAGAAATACTTGcaataactaaaacaaattagATATAATCATATAGATCATCATTGCTAGGAAAAGTAATTATAGAAGAATACCTGTGCCATAGGGTAaacttctgaggtatacgtccaTATGAATTTGTCATCAGCAGGCTGTTGCAGAGGCACTTGCAAGATATCATTTCCGTCAAGTGAATTTTTGGGGTGTCCGAAACGAAATCGAACAGATTTTGCAGAGTATATAGGCTTGCCGGGCTGGAAAAAAGCTGAATAAGATATTACATGTTAATCAAGAGGGTCaagtaaatcatgggaaaactTTGAAACTAATAtcgaaataaataataattgaggGGCATCTAAGGCTTCTGGGAGATATATCAGAAAACGGAATGAAGCTGAAGCAATCACCTTCAAAAGGTTGTACACTAATTTCAGAAATAACACAGAGATCAGCTTTCAATTTATAAATTAGTGTTTCAGAGGCATCTGGATCAGCATGTCCTTTACTTGACCAGTATGAAGGTCTACCAAGATATCTGTCCCTAGTTGTTAGAGTATTGACAACACTTTCGCCAGGAAATCTATCTGTACTCGAAGCACTAACTGCATAACCTATGCATTCACTCCGACATGTGTTTAATGTTGTAATAGCATGAAGGAGAGAAGCATAAACATTGTGATCTCTCTTTAGAATATCCCAGCTGGAATTGTGAGATCCAACACGATTTGCTTCTGTTGTTATCCAAGCTGGTTCAATTATTTGCACAATCCTGGAAAGCTGAGGAAACCTTCTCAGGCATAGTTGCTTGGAAAGCCCATTCGTAATTACTGCAAAGAATAAACAATGTTACTATTCGACTATAAATGAGGTCACTCTTCTCCCAAATGATAAATGAACCTCAAACGACTTCCTAGTATTAAAATCTGGTATCCCTATATATTTTCTGAATAAAGGGCCAACTAGCCCTAATATTTTGTACAGTGATTGTGAAATTCAAAGAAATTTATGTAGCACTATCAAGCCGGAAAGCCAGTAAGTTCAACAACTGGTATTCCAATGTACATCCTGGAAATTTTCCAATTCCAAATGAATTAATTGAATCAGAAAGCAGCTTATAAAGAAATAGTATACAgtcctaaaaataataaagagctTGTATATCTTTCTGAATGTTTTACCTTgcaaaaatcatttttcaattatattttgaAGATTTTCAACACTCTCCAAGGCACATCTATCGAGAATATGACCTAAACCTTTTCTGAACACACTTCCCCTTACAGTGATCCTTCTGATCAATTATAGTTGCAAGGACTTGTTTAACTAATGAGAAACTACAAAGAAGAGGTCATCCGATTTGCTCAAGATGTCTGCTTTGTGTATAAAGAGAAAAATAGTCCTCTAGGTTAACCGAGAGTGTTGCGTAAAAAGGACCAAGGAGAATCCAATTCtaaaggaggaggaggagaaggagctAGCTTTATGGGGGAGTGATCACGAGACCACGTATAACAAGGCAGGCAACACTCGATTAGATCACATCACCAAGAACCCCTAGGAGTGCAATAGAACATTGAAAACTGATTGAGAATGACATTACCAATACTTGAGAATCAACCAAAAGACCAGTGGGTATCATTACTAGATCAAACTTCTTGGCATAAGATCATTGTGCCATATGCAAACAAATACCTAATTATACAGCTAACAGTGTATGTTAAGCAACATCTGTGTTTTCATCCTCTCCTATAGTAAGAGGGAACAAAGTTCTCGTGATTCAGTTAAAGTGACATCCCACAAATTCATACAATTGACCGAGATAATAAATGATACATTTCTCTACACATTTGGGTGCAAGTAAATTATCGAAACATCCTATAGACTGCCCACTTGACCACCTCTTCCTCatgt
Coding sequences:
- the LOC107845557 gene encoding F-box protein At4g00755, encoding METRIDFVQSLESDMSVNILTSLNDPVDVVRAGSVSNHWHHFVITNGLSKQLCLRRFPQLSRIVQIIEPAWITTEANRVGSHNSSWDILKRDHNVYASLLHAITTLNTCRSECIGYAVSASSTDRFPGESVVNTLTTRDRYLGRPSYWSSKGHADPDASETLIYKLKADLCVISEISVQPFEAFFQPGKPIYSAKSVRFRFGHPKNSLDGNDILQVPLQQPADDKFIWTYTSEVYPMAQENRLQQFKLPEPVLCVGGYLQIELLGRVQRQHTDDLFYICVSHVKVTGGPLCPAFDIEILEPLGKFALKYNPEVLRWMLQSFSEDSNVSPMSSEEEMVQHVGVMGFLLQDNHVGVAPVVWDDDDEEMDDPGLF